The genomic window AAATGTGAACCCTAATACGGTTAAAACTGCCAGGTACAGGGCAAAATCAAAACTAAAACTTCCGGAAGACCTGTCACTAAAGGATTTTTTAGAAAGCAACTTGTCGTACGGAATACCTGAAAGTTATTGATAATAGTTAAAATATATTAGTGTCCGGTAAAGATTTAAGATCGCTATCGCTTCCAGAATCAAGACTAATCATTATAGTATTGAAAATCAATATTTACGTTAAAGAAAAATTACTTTTAAAAAAGTGAAAAAGCAACCTCCAAACAGCTCAAAGTTTGGAATTACCTTAAATTACTATGTTTTGTAAACTTTTATTTATTTTAACCGGACACCAATGATTCTATATCTGGTAAATTAATATAAGAAGTAGTAGGAGTTTTTTAGAGATTATTATGGTTTAATTTTATGCGTACTATACACTCGATGAATTTGTACAACAATCCGTACCCGTACATTGACAATACTTACGATTATAAAAATGGAGAAGGATTAAGGCGATAGAAGGAACATAAATGACGACTTCTTTTATTTCTAAAATCCCGAATTTTTCATTTAGGATAATCCCGGCCAAAATAATCCAACTACTCCATAAGGCATATTTTATCCATGATTTTGAAGTTTGGGTAGTAGAAACAATGATAGCAATAAGGGATATAACAAGAAAAACTAAATCTAGCAATTGCCACCATAGTAAATGCTCTTTCCTTAACCCAAAAGTGCTGGCTTGTAAACTGAAAAATAATGGGGTTATCAAGCAATGAATCAAACATAATCCGCTAGCTGTAACTCCTAAAAGATTGGGATATTTGGTTTTTTTGATAATAGCTATCATAGGTATACTATTTCTTTTTATGGATTTATTTGAATCTAAAAACTCCTATTTAATAATGTTCTTAGAACAAAATAGTTAATGAATCCCGCCTTTACTGAAATTGTTTCAGAATTCGACGGGATTTTTAGGTAAACCTTAAACTTTTTGGCTAATTTCTATTGAAGTTTGAAGTTTACTTTTATATTTTTTGATTCTTATAATCTTTCTTCAACTTAGTTCTCTAAGGTTCTAAGGTTACCTTTCGGGTTACAGAATTAAAAGGACCCGGGATTAAATTTCCGGATGTATCGGTTAGTTCTAATTGAATAGTAACTTCTCCCATTGGGAGCCCTTTAATTACATGGGGAACCCATTCTTCTACCATAAATTGTTTACCATTTATCGTAGTACGAACTTTAGTCCCACTTTCTGAAAGCGTGGTGTTAAGTACAAAAAAGTCCAATAGAATTTGTTCCGTGTCCTTGCCCTTATAAGTGCCTTTAGGGCGACTGTAAATGAGCGTAGGCGCTTTCAGGTCAAAATCAAGAGTATCCTTAGTAGTATCTCCTACAGTTAATTTACGAACTATTACCGAATTCTCATTTTTTACGGATTCGTGATAAGAACGACTTAAAAAAGCAACCAGGTGATGTGTTCCTGCC from Aquimarina sp. ERC-38 includes these protein-coding regions:
- a CDS encoding MerC domain-containing protein, translating into MIAIIKKTKYPNLLGVTASGLCLIHCLITPLFFSLQASTFGLRKEHLLWWQLLDLVFLVISLIAIIVSTTQTSKSWIKYALWSSWIILAGIILNEKFGILEIKEVVIYVPSIALILLHFYNRKYCQCTGTDCCTNSSSV